A window from Plodia interpunctella isolate USDA-ARS_2022_Savannah chromosome 2, ilPloInte3.2, whole genome shotgun sequence encodes these proteins:
- the Mtr4 gene encoding exosome RNA helicase MTR4 has product MADIDSLFDCFEEKEQSEAAVQFPNLKKDQAELSQVQTSNKRPHELVEYADTTQKKSKPDDDDTDLISDINVDLLSSRIVIHTLETHEGCTHEVAIPPNHEYAPLLPITSEPAKQYSFILDPFQKEAIMCIDNLQSVLVSAHTSAGKTVVAEYAIALSLKNKQRVIYTTPIKALSNQKYREFSEEFLDVGLITGDVTINPSASCLIMTTEILRNMLYRGSEIMREVGWVVFDEIHYMRDKERGVVWEETLILLPDNVHYVFLSATIPNARQFAEWVCRLHSQPCHVVYTEYRPTPLQHYIFPAGGDGIHLVVDEKGQFKEDNFNTAMAVLGNAGDDAKGDKARGRRGGPRNHSQTNIFNIVKMIMERNFAPVIIFSFSKKDCEAYAMQMAKLDFNTIEEKKLVDEVFNNAMDVLSEEDRKLPQVENVIPLLRRGIGIHHGGLLPILKETIEILFGLGLIKALFATETFAMGLNMPARTVVFTSCQKFDGKDFRFISSGEYIQMSGRAGRRGLDDKGIVILMIDDKITPTVVKGMVQGKADPINSAFHLTYNMVLNLLRVEEINPEYMLERSFFQFQNQAAIPDLIDKVKAKQKEYSLLTVEQEHSIAAYCSIRSQLQLLGAQFRSYITRPEYLKPFLQPGRLVKVKTEKYEYDWGIIVNFRHKSKGKGKRPQEENPLTAEDAIVVDILLHVRKPEAGDTDTNMPCPPGETGEVEVVPVLHTLIYQVSSLRVYYPKDLRPPDSRKSVLKTIGEVKKRFPDGPPLLNPIKDMKIEDKVFKECVERIKELEERLYAHPLHNDKNRGALTAAYERKQELYEELNEAKAELKKAKSILQMDELKKRKRVLRRLGYCTAADVIELKGRIACELSSADELLLTELIFNGVFNALTPEQSGALVSCFVCDENSSQHSVAGEELRGVLRQLQEYARRIAKVSIDAKMDLDEDDYVGKFKSTLMDVVLSWAKGASFLQICKMTDVFEGSIIRCMRRLEEVLRQLCQAAKNIGNTDLENKFSEAIKLLKRDIVFAASLYM; this is encoded by the exons ATGGCGGATATTGATAGTTTGTTTGATTGTTTTGAGGAAAAAGAACAGAGTGAAGCTGCTGTTCAGTTCCCAAACCTAAAGAAAGACCAAGC AGAATTGTCCCAAGTACAAACAAGTAATAAACGTCCTCATGAATTGGTAGAGTACGCAGATACAACTCAAAAAAAATCCAAACCGGATGATGATGACACAGACTTGATCAGTGATATAAA TGTAGATCTACTAAGTTCCCGTATTGTAATACACACATTGGAGACTCATGAAGGCTGCACACACGAAGTGGCAATACCACCTAACCATGAGTATGCACCACTCCTACCAATTACCTCTGAGCCTGCCAAGCAGTATAGTTTTATTCTGGATCCTTTCCAGAAGGAAGCAATTATGTGCATAGATAATTTGCAGTCAGTATTAGTATCTGCACATACTTCTGCAGGAAAAACTGTTGTAGCCGA gTATGCAATAgcattatctttaaaaaataagcaaaGAGTAATATACACCACACCAATCAAAGCTCTCTCCAACCAGAAATACAGAGAATTCTCAGAGGAATTCCTGGATGTTGGTCTCATCACTGGAGATGTCACCATAAACCCTTCAGCATCATGTCTTATTATGACTACAGAG attttaagaaatatgttATACCGCGGCTCGGAGATCATGCGCGAAGTTGGTTGGGTAGTCTTTGATGAGATTCACTATATGAGAGACAAAGAAAGAGGTGTTGTTTGGGAAG AAACTTTAATCCTCCTCCCGGACAACGTGCATTACGTGTTCCTGTCAGCCACAATCCCGAACGCCCGTCAGTTCGCCGAGTGGGTGTGTCGGCTACACTCGCAGCCGTGCCACGTGGTGTACACGGAGTACCGGCCCACGCCGCTGCAGCATTACATCTTCCCGGCCGGTGGCGATGGCATTCATCTTGTTGTTGATGAAAAG GGTCAGTTCAAAGAAGACAACTTTAACACAGCGATGGCGGTCCTGGGCAACGCGGGTGACGACGCCAAGGGGGACAAGGCCCGAGGGCGCCGCGGAGGGCCCCGGAACCACAGCCAAACCAACATCTTCAACATTGTCAAGATGATCATGGAGAGGAACTTCGCTCCGGTCATTATATTCAGTTTCAGCAAGAAGGATTGTGAGGCGTACGCTATGCAGATGGCCAAACTTGATTTTAATACaa TTGAAGAGAAGAAGTTAGTCGACGAAGTGTTCAACAACGCGATGGACGTGTTGTCAGAAGAGGACCGCAAATTGCCTCAAGTGGAGAATGTGATTCCACTTCTACGACGGGGCATCGGCATCCATCATGGAGGATTGTTGCCCATTCTGAAGGAAACTATAGAGATTCTCTTCGGCCTCGGGCTCATAaag gCCCTCTTTGCCACAGAAACCTTCGCCATGGGTTTGAACATGCCAGCCAGGACTGTAGTTTTCACAAGTTGCCAGAAATTTGACGGAAAAGATTTTAGATTT ATATCGTCAGGAGAATACATCCAAATGTCAGGAAGAGCTGGACGTCGTGGGTTGGACGACAAGGGCATAGTTATATTGATGATAGACGACAAAATCACGCCCACTGTCGTCAAGGGCATGGTGCAGGGCAAGGCTGACCCTATTAATTCAGCGTTCCACCTTACTTATAATATg GTACTGAATTTACTGCGAGTAGAAGAAATTAATCCAGAATACATGCTGGAGCGGAGTTTCTTCCAGTTTCAGAATCAAGCTGCAATCCCGGATCTCATAGACA AGGTGAAAGCGAAGCAGAAAGAGTACTCGCTGCTGACAGTAGAACAGGAGCACTCGATCGCGGCGTACTGCAGCATCCGCTCGCAGCTGCAGCTGCTGGGCGCGCAGTTCCGCTCCTACATCACGCGGCCGGAGTACCTCAAGCCCTTCCTGCAGCCTGGACGGCTGGTCAAG GTGAAAACAGAGAAATACGAGTACGACTGGGGTATAATAGTGAATTTTCGGCACAAGTCCAAGGGCAAAGGCAAGCGGCCACAGGAGGAGAATCCTCTAACAGCGGAAGATGCGATCGTGGTGGACATTCTGCTTcacgtgaggaaacctgagGCGGGGGACACGGACACTAATATGCCGTGTCCGCCTGGAGAG aCGGGTGAAGTGGAAGTGGTCCCAGTGCTCCACACACTCATCTACCAAGTGAGCTCCCTTCGAGTGTACTACCCCAAGGACCTCCGCCCTCCCGACAGCCGCAAATCTGTGCTGAAGACTATTGGTGAAGTTAAGAAACGGTTCCCCGATGGACCGCCGTTGTTGAACCCTATCAAGGATATGAAGATTGAGGACAAAGTGTTTAAGGAATGCGTGGAAAGAATCAAAGAGTTAGAAGAAAG GTTATACGCACATCCTTTACACAACGACAAAAACCGTGGCGCCTTGACCGCAGCGTATGAGCGCAAACAAGAACTGTACGAAGAACTGAATGAGGCGAAGGCTGAGTTGAAGAAAGCCAAGAGTATCCTCCAAATGGACGAGCTGAAGAAGAGGAAACGTGTGTTGAGGCGACTGGGGTACTGCACTGCCGCTGACGTTATAGAACTGAAGGGGAGAATAGCATGTGAATTGAGCAG CGCGGACGAGCTCCTCCTAACGGAGCTGATATTCAATGGAGTTTTCAACGCGCTGACGCCAGAACAGAGCGGGGCGCTGGTCAGCTGTTTCGTTTGCGACGAGAACTCCTCACAGCACTCCGTCGCAGGCGAGGAGCTGCGAGGAGTCCTGAGGCAGCTACAG GAGTACGCCCGCAGAATAGCAAAGGTCTCAATAGACGCCAAGATGGACCTGGACGAGGACGACTACGTGGGCAAGTTCAAGTCCACGCTAATGGATGTGGTGCTGTCGTGGGCCAAAGGGGCCTCCTTCCTGCAGATCTGCAAGATGACCGATGTTTTCGAAG GTTCAATAATCCGCTGCATGCGTCGGCTGGAGGAGGTCCTGCGGCAACTGTGCCAGGCCGCGAAGAACATCGGCAACACAGACCTGGAGAACAAGTTCAGCGAAGCAATCAAGCTGCTCAAGCGCGACATCGTGTTCGCCGCCAGCCTTTACATGTGA
- the LOC128677787 gene encoding lamin-C-like, whose translation MSSKTKKTVTSSSNISVVSSVQSPPQSSTPVGSRPSSSAGRPSSPLSPTRHSRLQEKDALQNLNDRLAAYIDKVRQLESENSGLRREIQTTQEVVTREVSNIKGMYEHELQDARKLLDDTSREKAKLEIDLKRLYEENDDLKKRLDKKTKDCTQAENLARHYETRFTEESNKYNTALADKKKAQDEARDLAKELEKLRKVYADTRKTLEEEMLCRIDMENTVQSLREELSFKDQVFQQELQETRTRRQVEISEIDGRLAQQYEAKLQQSLQELREQQEANIKANRDEIEALYENKLKNLQGAASRNSQAATVAVEELRTMRTRIDTLNSQLNDLENKNAALSNRCRELERQLEAERARHAEDLAALEAELARLRDEMAAQLREYATLMDIKISLDHEIATYRTLLEGEEDRLNLTSQSPGRESRASASGHSSGRLTPGRRSTPLRARKRTLLDESEERSLQDFSVTASAKGDLEVAEACPEGAFVKIRNKGKKELSLGGYQIIRKAGDQETVFKFHRTVKLEPGAVSTVWSADVGADHDPPRDIVMKGQKWFVADNFTTALLNTDQEEVAVSERQRRQLSTSAQRHRELAHKFPRREQLGPLREGEENCRIM comes from the exons ATGTCTTCAAAAACCAAAAAGACTGTGACATCTTCGTCGAACATTAGTGTCGTGTCTTCTGTGCAAAGCCCCCCTCAATCAAGCACTCCTGTTGGTAGCCGCCCTTCGAGTTCAGCCGGCCGGCCCAGCAGTCCCCTAAGTCCTACAAGACACAGCCGCCTTCAAGAGAAAGATGCTCTGCAAAACCTCAATGATCGCTTGGCGGCATACATCGACAAAGTGCGCCAGCTTGAGAGTGAAAACTCTGGTCTGCGCCGGGAGATCCAAACAACACAAGAGGTGGTCACCCGTGAGGTCTCCAACATAAAGGGAATGTATGAACATGAATTGCAAGACGCTAGAAAGCTTTTAGACGACACTTCCCGTGAGAAAGCAAAATTAGAAATAGATTTGAAGAGGTTATATGAAGAAAACGATGACCTCAAGAAACG ctTGGACAAGAAGACCAAGGACTGCACCCAGGCTGAGAACCTCGCGCGTCACTACGAGACTCGCTTCACAGAAGAGAGCAACAAATACAACACCGCTCTCGCAGACAAGAAGAAGGCTCAGGATGAAGCGAGG GACCTCGCCAAAGAGCTGGAAAAACTGCGCAAGGTGTATGCTGATACGCGCAAGACCTTGGAGGAGGAGATGCTATGCCGCATCGACATGGAGAACACCGTGCAGAGTCTGCGCGAGGAGCTGTCCTTCAAGGATCAGGTGTTCCAGCAGGAGTTGCAGGAAACGCGCACGCGCCGCCAGGTTGAGATTTCCGAGATCG ATGGTCGCTTGGCCCAACAGTACGAGGCCAAGCTGCAGCAGAGTCTGCAAGAACTTCGGGAACAACAAGAGGCAAACATCAAGGCCAACCGCGACGAGATCGAGGCCCTTTATGAGAACAAG ttgaaAAATCTGCAAGGAGCAGCCAGCCGCAACAGCCAGGCGGCCACGGTGGCAGTGGAGGAGCTGCGTACCATGCGTACGCGCATCGACACCCTCAACTCGCAGCTCAACGATCTCGAGAACAAGAACGCTGCGCTCAGC AACCGTTGCCGCGAGCTGGAGCGGCAGCTGGAGGCAGAGCGCGCGCGGCACGCGGAGGACCTGGCGGCGCTGGAGGCGGAGCTGGCGCGCCTGCGCGACGAGATGGCGGCGCAGCTGCGCGAGTACGCCACGCTCATGGACATCAAGATCTCGCTCGACCACGAGATCGCCACCTACCGCACGCTGCTCGAGGGCGAGGAGGACAG gCTGAACCTGACCTCGCAGTCTCCTGGGCGCGAGTCCCGCGCGTCGGCGTCCGGACACAGCAGCGGGCGGCTGACGCCGGGCCGCCGCAGCACGCCGCTGCGCGCGCGCAAGCGCACTCTGCTGGACGAGAGCGAGGAGCGCAGTCTGCAGGACTTCAGCGTCACCGCCAGCGCCAAGGGCGACCTGGAAGTGGCCGAGGCCTGCCCGGAAGGAGCCTTCGTCAAGATACGCAACAAGGGCAAGAAG GAGCTAAGCCTTGGCGGCTATCAGATAATCCGGAAGGCGGGCGACCAAGAGACGGTGTTCAAGTTCCACCGCACGGTGAAGCTGGAGCCGGGCGCGGTGAGCACCGTGTGGTCGGCCGACGTCGGCGCCGACCACGACCCGCCGCGGGACATCGTCATGAAGGGGCAGAAGTGGTTCGTCGCTGATAACTTCACCACCGCCTTGCTCAACACCGATCAAGAG GAGGTGGCAGTGTCGGAGCGCCAGCGCCGGCAGCTGAGCACGAGCGCGCAGCGACACCGCGAACTGGCACACAAGTTCCCCCGGAGAGAACAG ttgggCCCCCTGCGCGAGGGCGAGGAGAACTGCCGCATCATGTAA